From a single Banduia mediterranea genomic region:
- a CDS encoding DNA polymerase III subunit chi, producing the protein MTRVDFYVLPETEDIGPVLTACRLCERAAGERLRIYAYVPNPALADDIDAALWTFKQGSFVSHERVEAKGEDMALASVLIGAGDPPSSHHDVLLNLGDEVPAFFSRFQRVLEIVHGDAETRARSRARFKFYRDRGYDLASHKLGARA; encoded by the coding sequence ATGACCCGCGTCGACTTCTATGTGCTGCCCGAAACCGAGGATATCGGTCCGGTGCTGACGGCCTGCCGGCTGTGTGAGCGGGCGGCAGGCGAACGGCTTCGAATCTATGCCTATGTGCCCAACCCGGCGCTGGCGGACGACATCGACGCGGCACTCTGGACCTTCAAGCAGGGCAGCTTCGTCTCGCATGAGCGCGTCGAGGCCAAGGGCGAGGACATGGCGCTGGCGTCGGTGCTGATCGGTGCCGGCGATCCGCCTTCCAGCCATCACGACGTGCTGCTGAATCTGGGCGATGAGGTTCCCGCTTTCTTCAGCCGCTTCCAACGCGTGCTGGAAATCGTCCACGGCGACGCCGAAACCCGCGCGCGGTCGCGCGCACGGTTCAAGTTCTATCGTGATCGCGGCTACGATCTGGCCTCACACAAGCTCGGAGCCCGCGCATGA
- a CDS encoding leucyl aminopeptidase, with protein sequence MEYFVKSGNPEKQRVGCVVVGIFDRRKPTEAAAVLDAVSEGAIGSALRRGDMDGKAGSTLVLHNLPNMFGDRVLLVGLGRERDFNEAAYRKAIQTSVRAVRQTGAIDAASYLTHLPVKGRDFHWNVLQAMLSTLDSYYRFDECRGTAARRTLPVYKLERLTFDVPRRSDLPAAERGLSEAMAIGAGVDLAKNLGNLPGNYCTPSYLAEVAQGLAKQYKSVKAKVLEQADMEKLGMGALLSVSRGSRQPPKLIVLEYNGGAKGEKPIALVGKGLTFDAGGISIKPAAAMDEMKYDMCGGGSVLGTFKALAELGPAINVIGVVPASENLPDGQALKPGDIVTSMSGLTIEVLNTDAEGRLILCDALSYVEKNYDPEYVVDMATLTGACVVALGQHATGLFSNQPGLARRLLNAGDFIGDRAWELPLWEEYQTQLRSPFADVANVGGRDAGAITAASFLHRFTRKLRWAHLDIAGSAWKSSPKGATGRPVGLLMQFLLDFAAKKEG encoded by the coding sequence GTGGAATATTTTGTCAAAAGCGGAAATCCAGAAAAACAACGCGTCGGTTGCGTCGTGGTTGGCATCTTCGACCGGCGCAAGCCGACCGAAGCCGCCGCCGTGCTCGACGCCGTCAGCGAAGGCGCTATCGGCTCGGCGCTGCGCCGCGGCGATATGGACGGCAAGGCCGGCTCCACGCTGGTCCTGCACAATCTGCCCAACATGTTCGGCGACCGCGTGCTGCTTGTCGGCCTGGGGCGCGAGCGCGATTTCAACGAGGCGGCCTATCGCAAGGCGATCCAAACCTCCGTGCGCGCCGTCCGCCAGACCGGCGCAATCGACGCGGCATCTTACCTCACGCACCTGCCGGTCAAGGGGCGCGATTTCCACTGGAACGTACTCCAGGCGATGCTCAGTACGCTGGACAGCTACTACCGTTTCGATGAATGCCGCGGCACCGCAGCGCGTCGCACGCTTCCGGTCTACAAGCTGGAGCGGCTGACCTTCGACGTGCCGCGCCGCTCCGACCTGCCGGCCGCCGAACGCGGGCTCAGCGAAGCCATGGCGATCGGCGCCGGTGTCGATCTGGCCAAGAATCTCGGCAATCTTCCCGGAAACTACTGCACGCCGAGCTATCTCGCCGAAGTCGCCCAGGGTCTCGCCAAGCAGTACAAGTCGGTCAAGGCCAAGGTGCTCGAACAGGCGGACATGGAAAAACTCGGCATGGGTGCGCTGCTGTCGGTGTCGCGCGGCAGCCGTCAGCCGCCGAAGCTGATCGTGCTTGAATACAACGGTGGCGCCAAGGGCGAGAAGCCGATCGCACTGGTCGGCAAGGGCCTGACCTTCGACGCTGGCGGCATCTCGATCAAGCCGGCGGCGGCGATGGACGAAATGAAGTACGACATGTGCGGTGGCGGCAGCGTGCTCGGCACGTTCAAGGCGCTGGCCGAACTCGGTCCGGCGATCAACGTGATCGGCGTGGTGCCGGCCTCCGAGAATCTGCCGGACGGCCAGGCGCTCAAGCCGGGCGACATCGTCACCAGCATGTCGGGCCTCACCATCGAAGTGCTCAACACCGATGCCGAAGGCCGCCTGATTCTTTGCGACGCTCTGAGCTATGTCGAGAAGAACTACGATCCGGAATACGTGGTCGACATGGCGACGCTGACCGGCGCCTGCGTGGTCGCATTGGGTCAGCACGCCACCGGCCTGTTCAGCAACCAGCCGGGGCTGGCGCGACGCCTGCTCAACGCCGGCGACTTCATCGGCGACCGCGCCTGGGAACTGCCGCTGTGGGAGGAATACCAGACACAGCTGCGCTCGCCGTTTGCGGATGTGGCCAATGTCGGCGGACGTGACGCCGGCGCCATCACCGCCGCCAGTTTCCTGCACCGCTTCACGCGCAAGCTGCGTTGGGCGCACCTGGACATCGCCGGCAGCGCCTGGAAGTCCAGCCCCAAGGGCGCGACCGGTCGACCGGTAGGGCTTTTGATGCAGTTCCTGCTGGATTTCGCGGCGAAGAAAGAAGGGTGA
- the lptF gene encoding LPS export ABC transporter permease LptF, translated as MTGGVLNRYLMREGAASWLAVTGVLLAIMLSTRFIRFLSMAAAGELPRQLLLKVVGLSALHYLLILIPVSLLLGVMLALGRLYRDQEISAMTACGVGLGGLYRPFIGLALALAGLTALLSFQIGPWSGRIVDQLVKDSRRLVQFAPFEPGAFKDLGDGRATFYTQSMSGDAGELENIFVRVDDPEYSGVITAHAGEQAIDSESGERKITLTDGQRYVGTPGRADYEIMRFKRFGMRVQPPDVLYVAGKHKLATTSALLASGEPEDLAELHWRISAPIAVLILVLLAVPLSHASPRSGRYGKIVLGILVYLVYSNLLALGQVGIADGKIPSALGLWWVHAIFLALALALIAQRAGWFARRRAS; from the coding sequence TTGACCGGCGGTGTACTCAATCGTTACCTGATGCGGGAAGGGGCAGCGTCCTGGCTGGCGGTCACCGGCGTATTGCTGGCGATCATGCTGTCCACGCGCTTCATCCGCTTTCTGTCAATGGCCGCGGCCGGCGAACTGCCGCGCCAGCTGCTGCTCAAGGTCGTTGGCCTGTCGGCTTTGCACTATCTGTTGATCCTGATTCCGGTGTCGCTGCTGTTGGGTGTGATGCTCGCGCTGGGGCGGCTCTACAGGGACCAGGAGATTTCCGCGATGACCGCTTGCGGCGTCGGTCTGGGCGGTCTGTACCGGCCGTTCATCGGTCTGGCGCTGGCGCTGGCGGGCCTGACCGCGCTGCTTTCATTTCAGATTGGTCCCTGGTCTGGGCGCATCGTCGATCAACTGGTCAAGGATTCGCGTCGCCTGGTTCAATTCGCACCGTTCGAACCCGGGGCCTTCAAGGATCTCGGGGATGGCCGCGCGACGTTCTATACGCAGTCGATGAGCGGCGATGCCGGCGAGCTCGAGAACATTTTCGTGCGGGTCGACGATCCCGAATACTCGGGTGTGATCACCGCACATGCCGGCGAGCAGGCCATCGACAGCGAAAGCGGTGAGCGTAAGATCACGCTCACGGACGGCCAGCGCTACGTTGGCACGCCCGGGCGCGCCGACTACGAAATCATGCGCTTCAAGCGCTTCGGCATGCGTGTGCAGCCTCCCGATGTCCTGTACGTGGCGGGCAAACACAAGCTCGCGACGACTTCGGCGCTGCTGGCCTCCGGCGAACCGGAAGACTTGGCGGAACTGCACTGGCGCATTTCGGCGCCGATCGCGGTGCTGATCCTGGTGCTGCTGGCGGTGCCGTTGTCGCATGCCTCGCCGCGTTCGGGCCGCTACGGCAAGATCGTGCTCGGCATCCTGGTGTATCTGGTGTACTCCAACCTGTTGGCGCTGGGCCAGGTGGGCATTGCCGACGGCAAGATTCCCTCGGCGCTGGGCCTGTGGTGGGTGCACGCGATCTTCCTGGCGCTGGCGCTGGCGCTGATCGCGCAACGCGCCGGTTGGTTCGCACGCAGGCGCGCCTCATGA
- the lptG gene encoding LPS export ABC transporter permease LptG, whose protein sequence is MNRLDRYIIANVLGLTAVTALGLTAIQTFIAFVSEAGELGGDFGFVELGLYIVLLVPSGLLTMLPMIALLGTLLGLGALASQGELVAMRAVGVSVLRLGRATTLAGVLLGMGAFMLGDWVAPAGQRAADTLRDVAKHGVDPNAAAGPVWLRQGNNVIHIRSLLGEDHVADVTAYTLNDDLSLAAVSQIDDGLYQDGRWRLSGIERTEFGDDRTTANSIEHADWTNEDLPPDVLHLFVLEAESLSMGGLVRLIHYMDDNGLDSGGYRLSLWRKLISPISVVVMMLLAIPFVLGPLRDSGAGQRLLIGILFGLGYWIVNEVVASTGQIYGWPPMLSAGLPTALVAVLAVWRMARFR, encoded by the coding sequence ATGAATCGTCTCGACCGCTACATCATCGCCAACGTGCTGGGCCTGACGGCGGTGACCGCGCTGGGGCTCACCGCGATCCAGACTTTCATCGCTTTCGTTTCCGAAGCCGGCGAACTGGGGGGTGATTTCGGCTTTGTCGAACTGGGCCTTTACATCGTGCTGCTGGTGCCCTCAGGCCTGCTGACGATGCTGCCGATGATCGCACTGCTGGGCACCCTGCTGGGGCTGGGCGCACTGGCCAGCCAGGGTGAACTGGTGGCGATGCGCGCGGTCGGGGTGTCGGTGTTGAGACTGGGGCGCGCCACCACGCTGGCCGGCGTGCTGCTCGGCATGGGCGCGTTCATGCTGGGCGACTGGGTGGCGCCGGCCGGGCAGCGTGCGGCGGATACCTTGCGTGATGTCGCCAAGCACGGCGTCGACCCGAACGCGGCGGCCGGACCGGTGTGGCTGCGGCAGGGCAACAATGTGATCCACATCCGCAGTCTGCTCGGTGAAGATCATGTGGCCGACGTCACTGCCTACACCCTCAACGACGACCTGTCGCTGGCCGCCGTGAGCCAGATCGACGATGGCCTTTATCAGGATGGGCGCTGGCGCCTTTCGGGTATCGAGCGCACCGAATTCGGCGACGACCGCACCACCGCCAATTCCATCGAACATGCGGACTGGACGAACGAGGACTTGCCGCCCGATGTGCTGCATCTGTTCGTGCTGGAGGCGGAAAGTCTGTCGATGGGCGGCCTGGTGCGTCTGATCCACTACATGGATGACAACGGCCTCGACTCCGGCGGCTATCGGCTTTCGCTGTGGCGCAAGCTGATCTCGCCGATCAGCGTGGTGGTGATGATGCTGCTGGCGATTCCCTTCGTGCTCGGGCCACTGCGCGATTCCGGTGCCGGCCAGCGTCTGCTGATCGGCATCCTGTTCGGGCTCGGCTACTGGATCGTCAACGAGGTTGTTGCCAGCACCGGTCAGATCTACGGTTGGCCGCCGATGCTCAGCGCCGGACTGCCGACCGCCCTGGTGGCGGTGCTCGCCGTCTGGCGCATGGCACGCTTTCGCTGA
- a CDS encoding CYTH domain-containing protein has protein sequence MAIEIERKFLVRGDSWRAQAYRAQPMRQGYLVEPGGRASVRVRVVGEHAHLNIKAAIVGSARAEYEYEIPLADAEPMLASLCIGRVDKVRHYLEHDGRTWEIDVFEGDNAGLVVAEIELEDEEASFTRPAWVGDEVTDDARYYNHALAQTPYTRWP, from the coding sequence ATGGCGATCGAGATCGAAAGAAAGTTTCTGGTGCGGGGCGACAGCTGGCGCGCTCAGGCGTACCGCGCGCAGCCGATGCGTCAGGGTTATCTGGTGGAACCGGGCGGTCGCGCCTCGGTCCGGGTGCGCGTCGTCGGCGAGCACGCCCATCTCAACATCAAGGCCGCGATCGTCGGCAGCGCGCGCGCAGAATACGAATACGAGATTCCCCTGGCGGACGCCGAACCGATGTTGGCGAGCTTGTGCATCGGTCGTGTCGACAAGGTACGCCACTACCTTGAGCACGATGGCAGAACCTGGGAGATCGATGTCTTCGAAGGCGACAACGCCGGCCTGGTGGTCGCGGAGATCGAACTCGAAGACGAGGAAGCGTCGTTCACGCGTCCGGCCTGGGTCGGCGATGAAGTGACCGATGACGCGCGCTACTACAACCACGCGCTGGCGCAGACTCCATACACCCGTTGGCCGTGA
- a CDS encoding cytochrome P450, giving the protein MNIVNRITEKGAAMVPMPLQIKAGHLIYRAKTKAGIYKKFPEFVETPVPDVDTLALEDIDLSNPFLFRQNKWESYFKRLRDECPVHFQKNSLFGPFWSITRYEDIQFVDKHHELFSSAPFIVIGQTPKELSLDMFIAMDPPKHDLQRRAVQEVVAPKNLHEMEGLIRTRAQEVLDNLPLDKPFNWVDEVSVELTARMLATLLDFPYEQRRKLVYWSDLAGSGAETIGGSNDTDELFRGMANMAREFSLLWREKEARAAAGEAPGYDLISLLQSNEDTKDLINKPFEFLGNLILLIVGGNDTTRNSMSGGVYALNQFPDEFAKLKNNPGLIPNMVSEIIRWQTPLAHMRRIATQDVEVNGQLIKKGDKVVMWYASGNRDERVIDEPEKLIIDRKGARNHLSFGFGVHRCMGNRLAELQLRILWEELLARFEKIEVVGEPEYVQSNFVKGYSKMMVKLTAKK; this is encoded by the coding sequence ATGAATATCGTTAATAGAATAACTGAAAAAGGCGCGGCCATGGTGCCGATGCCCCTGCAAATCAAGGCCGGGCATTTAATCTACAGGGCCAAGACCAAGGCTGGCATTTACAAGAAATTCCCCGAGTTCGTCGAGACGCCCGTGCCCGATGTGGATACGCTGGCGCTAGAAGACATTGATCTTAGCAACCCGTTTCTGTTCCGGCAAAACAAGTGGGAATCCTACTTCAAACGCTTGCGCGACGAGTGCCCGGTACATTTTCAGAAAAACAGCCTGTTCGGCCCTTTCTGGTCAATTACCCGCTATGAAGACATCCAGTTTGTGGACAAGCACCACGAACTGTTTTCTTCCGCGCCCTTTATCGTCATCGGCCAGACACCGAAAGAACTCTCGCTTGACATGTTCATTGCCATGGATCCGCCCAAGCATGACTTGCAGAGACGTGCCGTACAAGAGGTCGTGGCACCGAAGAACCTCCACGAGATGGAAGGGCTGATTCGTACTCGTGCGCAGGAGGTACTGGATAATCTACCACTGGATAAGCCCTTTAACTGGGTGGATGAAGTCTCCGTAGAACTCACCGCAAGAATGTTGGCGACACTGCTCGACTTTCCTTACGAGCAACGCCGCAAACTGGTTTACTGGTCCGATCTGGCAGGCAGTGGTGCCGAGACAATTGGCGGGTCGAACGATACGGATGAACTGTTCCGTGGTATGGCGAACATGGCCAGAGAGTTTTCACTGCTTTGGCGCGAGAAGGAAGCCAGAGCAGCCGCTGGCGAAGCGCCGGGCTATGACCTGATCAGCCTGCTGCAAAGCAATGAAGATACCAAGGATCTAATCAACAAACCGTTTGAGTTTTTGGGCAATTTAATACTGCTGATTGTCGGTGGCAACGATACTACCCGCAATTCCATGTCTGGCGGCGTCTATGCCTTGAACCAGTTCCCGGACGAGTTCGCCAAACTCAAGAACAATCCCGGCCTGATTCCGAACATGGTGTCCGAAATCATTCGCTGGCAAACACCACTGGCACATATGCGCCGCATTGCCACGCAGGATGTGGAGGTTAACGGCCAATTGATTAAAAAAGGCGACAAAGTCGTCATGTGGTATGCCTCCGGCAACCGCGACGAACGCGTCATCGACGAGCCCGAGAAGCTCATCATTGATCGCAAGGGCGCGCGTAACCATCTGTCTTTCGGATTCGGGGTTCACCGCTGCATGGGTAATCGTCTGGCAGAGTTGCAGCTACGCATCCTGTGGGAGGAATTACTGGCACGTTTCGAAAAGATTGAAGTCGTCGGTGAGCCAGAGTATGTCCAGTCCAACTTCGTCAAAGGTTATTCAAAGATGATGGTCAAGCTGACCGCGAAGAAGTAG
- a CDS encoding 2Fe-2S iron-sulfur cluster-binding protein has translation MGTITFIEYDGTEHKVDIEPGQSLMRTAVNNNVPGIDGDCGGECACGTCHVILEGDWIKIAGSANSEELQMLDMTPERAENSRLACQITTSEDMDGMVARMPEFQM, from the coding sequence ATGGGCACGATTACCTTTATCGAGTACGACGGCACAGAACACAAGGTGGATATAGAACCGGGCCAATCGCTAATGCGAACCGCTGTGAATAACAACGTGCCGGGCATAGATGGGGATTGCGGCGGCGAGTGTGCCTGTGGTACCTGCCATGTCATTCTCGAAGGCGATTGGATCAAGATCGCCGGCAGTGCCAACAGCGAGGAATTGCAGATGCTGGACATGACCCCGGAGCGGGCCGAAAACTCACGCTTGGCTTGCCAGATCACTACCTCTGAAGATATGGACGGCATGGTTGCGCGGATGCCTGAATTTCAGATGTAG
- a CDS encoding efflux RND transporter permease subunit, with protein sequence MVNALLHFAVTRRWLVLVLALGIGAVGVRAWQLLPVDAVPDITNVQVMIAARAPGYSPLEVENRVTFPIETALGGLPRLKLTRSISKYGLAQITTVFEDGTDLWFARQVVNERLQEVRANLPADVEPALGPVATGLGEIYMYAVTAEAGARQPDGSAYDATALRTLQDWVIRPQLRQTPGVTEVDSIGGVLKQIHVLPDPARLLARELTFADLVAALEANNANRGAGYVERAGEQLLVRVPGQLRDMADLRQVVVARRDGVPVTVTDVAQVSVGGPLRTGAAQLGTEETVLSTAFMLIGENSRIVAKAVDQKLQEIRRQLPQGVQALTVYDRTALVEKTVATVQKNLIEGAVLVVTVLFLMLGNLRAALLTALVIPLSLLMTFSGMVAGKVSGNLMSLGALDFGLIVDGSVIIVENCLLRLGQEQHRRGGLLPLTHRLSVVREATEEVFRPSFISVLVVVLVNLPIFALTGVEGKMFHPMAMTVVMALLAALLLSVTLVPALVAVLLTGPVSEKDNALVRIAKRAYAPVLAFTLRFPLPIVGAAVLLVVASGWLSTQLGTEFMPNLDEGDVIIQPMRAPGIGIEEAQLQQKSVNAALMTLPEVQRVFARTGTNEAATDPMSPSETDTFVMLKPHADWPDPHKPKAQLIEEMAAAVDAVPGAAYGFTQPIQMRFNELISGVRSDVAVKVHGDDLEQLALVADRIAAVMSQVPGAADVKVEPVDGLPMLTVIPDRARLARYGLSLAEVQDLVATAVGGTPAGLMMDGDARFDIVVRLPEAIRSDPAQMARLPVALPAGGFVPLAEVARIQRTTGPNQISRDNGKRRVVVTANVRGRDLGSFVGEAQSVVEASVKLPPAYYLVWGGTFEQMVSAANRLTQVVPLSLLLIFGVLVMNFGSVKDAALVFSGVPLALTGGILALWLRGIPLSITAGVGFITLSGVAVLTGVVMVSMFRERLSEGRSLEQSVLEGAMTRLRPILMIALVAALGFVPMALNTGTGAEVQRPLATVVIGGIISATLLSLLVLPSLYAWAHRRDATA encoded by the coding sequence ATGGTCAACGCCCTCTTACATTTTGCCGTCACGCGGCGCTGGCTGGTGCTGGTGCTCGCGCTGGGCATCGGCGCCGTCGGCGTACGTGCCTGGCAGCTGCTGCCGGTGGACGCAGTGCCGGACATCACCAACGTGCAGGTCATGATCGCCGCGCGCGCGCCCGGGTATTCGCCGCTGGAAGTCGAAAACCGCGTCACCTTCCCAATCGAAACCGCGCTGGGCGGTCTGCCCCGCCTCAAGCTGACGCGCTCAATCTCCAAGTACGGGCTCGCGCAGATCACCACCGTGTTCGAGGACGGTACCGACCTCTGGTTCGCGCGCCAGGTGGTCAACGAGCGCCTGCAGGAAGTTCGCGCCAATCTGCCGGCGGACGTGGAACCCGCACTCGGCCCGGTCGCGACCGGCTTGGGCGAAATCTACATGTACGCCGTCACCGCCGAGGCCGGCGCGCGCCAGCCCGACGGCAGCGCCTACGACGCCACCGCGCTGCGCACCCTGCAGGACTGGGTGATCCGCCCACAGCTGCGGCAGACGCCGGGTGTAACCGAAGTGGACTCGATCGGCGGCGTGCTCAAGCAGATTCACGTACTGCCCGATCCCGCGCGGCTGCTCGCACGCGAACTCACCTTTGCCGATCTGGTTGCCGCGCTGGAAGCCAACAACGCCAACCGTGGCGCGGGCTACGTGGAACGCGCCGGCGAGCAGTTGCTGGTGCGCGTGCCGGGCCAGCTGCGGGACATGGCGGATCTGCGCCAGGTGGTCGTTGCCCGCCGCGACGGCGTGCCGGTGACCGTCACCGACGTGGCCCAGGTCAGCGTCGGCGGCCCGCTGCGCACCGGCGCCGCCCAGCTCGGCACCGAGGAAACGGTGCTGTCCACGGCATTCATGCTTATCGGTGAGAACAGCCGCATCGTCGCCAAGGCGGTGGACCAGAAGCTGCAGGAAATCCGGCGCCAGCTGCCCCAGGGCGTGCAGGCGCTCACGGTGTACGACCGCACCGCGCTGGTCGAAAAAACCGTGGCGACGGTGCAGAAAAACCTCATCGAGGGCGCCGTGCTGGTGGTCACCGTACTGTTTCTGATGCTCGGCAATCTGCGTGCGGCGCTACTGACCGCGCTGGTGATCCCGCTGTCGCTGCTGATGACGTTTTCCGGCATGGTCGCCGGCAAGGTCAGCGGCAATCTCATGAGCCTGGGCGCGCTGGACTTCGGCCTGATCGTCGACGGTTCCGTGATCATCGTGGAAAACTGTCTGCTGCGGCTCGGCCAGGAACAGCATCGGCGCGGCGGCCTGCTGCCGCTCACGCACCGCTTGTCCGTGGTACGCGAAGCCACCGAGGAAGTGTTCCGCCCCAGCTTCATCAGCGTGCTGGTGGTGGTGCTGGTGAATCTGCCGATTTTTGCGCTCACCGGCGTGGAAGGAAAGATGTTCCATCCCATGGCCATGACCGTAGTGATGGCCCTGCTCGCAGCGCTGCTGCTGTCGGTGACGCTGGTGCCCGCGCTCGTGGCGGTACTGCTCACCGGGCCGGTCAGCGAAAAGGACAATGCCCTGGTGCGCATCGCCAAGCGCGCTTATGCGCCGGTGCTGGCGTTCACGCTCCGCTTTCCGCTGCCGATTGTGGGCGCCGCGGTGCTGCTGGTGGTTGCGAGTGGCTGGCTTTCGACGCAGCTGGGCACCGAATTCATGCCCAACCTCGACGAAGGGGACGTGATCATTCAGCCCATGCGCGCGCCCGGCATCGGTATTGAAGAAGCGCAGCTGCAGCAGAAATCCGTCAACGCCGCGCTGATGACGCTGCCCGAAGTGCAGCGCGTGTTCGCGCGCACCGGCACCAACGAAGCGGCGACCGATCCCATGTCACCTTCGGAAACCGACACTTTCGTAATGCTCAAGCCGCACGCGGATTGGCCGGACCCGCACAAACCCAAGGCGCAGCTGATCGAAGAAATGGCGGCGGCGGTGGATGCGGTGCCGGGGGCCGCCTATGGCTTTACACAACCAATTCAGATGCGCTTCAACGAGCTGATCTCCGGCGTGCGCTCCGACGTGGCGGTGAAGGTACATGGCGACGATCTGGAGCAGCTCGCCCTGGTGGCCGATCGTATCGCCGCGGTAATGTCACAGGTTCCGGGCGCTGCCGACGTCAAGGTCGAGCCGGTCGACGGCCTACCGATGCTGACGGTGATTCCCGACCGCGCAAGGCTCGCACGCTACGGCTTGAGCCTCGCCGAGGTGCAGGATCTGGTCGCCACTGCGGTCGGCGGCACGCCTGCCGGACTGATGATGGACGGCGACGCGCGCTTCGACATCGTCGTGCGGCTGCCGGAAGCCATCCGTTCCGATCCCGCCCAGATGGCGCGCCTGCCGGTAGCTTTGCCCGCCGGCGGCTTCGTGCCGCTGGCGGAAGTCGCCCGCATACAGCGCACGACCGGCCCCAACCAGATCTCGCGCGACAACGGCAAGCGCCGCGTCGTCGTCACCGCCAACGTGCGCGGACGCGATCTCGGCAGCTTCGTCGGCGAGGCACAGTCCGTGGTGGAGGCCTCGGTGAAACTGCCGCCGGCTTACTACCTGGTCTGGGGCGGCACGTTCGAGCAGATGGTGTCCGCAGCCAACCGCCTGACCCAGGTCGTGCCGCTGTCGTTGCTGCTGATCTTCGGCGTGCTGGTGATGAACTTCGGCTCGGTCAAGGATGCCGCGCTCGTCTTCTCCGGCGTACCGCTGGCGCTCACCGGCGGCATTCTGGCGCTGTGGCTGCGCGGCATTCCGCTGTCGATCACCGCTGGCGTGGGCTTCATCACCCTGTCCGGCGTCGCCGTACTCACCGGCGTGGTCATGGTCTCGATGTTCCGCGAGCGACTGTCGGAAGGCCGTAGTCTGGAGCAGTCGGTGCTCGAAGGTGCGATGACCCGCTTACGGCCCATCCTCATGATCGCGTTGGTCGCGGCGCTGGGGTTTGTGCCCATGGCGCTCAACACCGGCACCGGCGCCGAAGTGCAACGGCCGCTGGCAACCGTGGTGATCGGTGGCATCATCTCGGCTACGCTGTTGAGCCTGCTGGTGCTGCCCAGCCTCTACGCTTGGGCGCATCGGCGCGACGCGACCGCCTGA
- a CDS encoding efflux RND transporter periplasmic adaptor subunit → MKTFIFAGAMPPVLLLAALSLAACSSTEPDSTATADAAAEHQAIVISAEHRAEAGLDVAEVGPGELQNRLALYGSLEIPPSHYLELMPRYAGTVRSVSVSLGESVKAGQALARIDSNDSLVSYTLTSPMAGRVLMLDARGGSAAAPDRALFVIADASTLWARLAVPSVDAGKVRVGQPLALLDSNGQLLAHTTLAQLLPLIDRERQTVQAYAKLPNPEGRLAPGQFVRAEVVIESRRAAVVVPGEAIQSLDAGPVVFVETAAGFMPQPVTLGLDDGREVEILEGLQPGQRIAVSRSYLLKSEWLTQGEEG, encoded by the coding sequence ATGAAAACCTTCATTTTCGCGGGCGCGATGCCGCCTGTGCTGTTGCTGGCCGCGCTGTCACTGGCGGCTTGTTCTTCCACCGAACCCGATTCCACCGCCACGGCCGATGCCGCAGCGGAGCACCAGGCGATTGTCATTAGCGCCGAACACCGGGCCGAAGCCGGTCTGGACGTCGCCGAGGTCGGTCCTGGCGAGCTGCAGAACCGGCTTGCGCTCTACGGCTCACTGGAAATCCCGCCCAGCCACTATCTGGAACTAATGCCGCGCTATGCCGGAACGGTGCGCTCGGTCTCGGTCTCGCTGGGCGAGTCGGTCAAGGCCGGCCAGGCGCTCGCGCGCATCGACTCCAACGACAGCCTGGTGTCTTACACACTGACGAGCCCGATGGCCGGCCGCGTGCTGATGCTGGACGCGCGTGGCGGTAGCGCCGCCGCCCCCGATCGCGCGCTGTTCGTGATCGCTGACGCCTCCACGCTGTGGGCCAGGCTTGCGGTGCCTTCGGTGGACGCCGGCAAGGTTCGCGTCGGCCAGCCACTGGCCTTGCTGGACAGCAATGGCCAGCTGCTGGCACACACCACGCTGGCGCAGCTGCTGCCGCTCATCGACCGGGAGCGCCAGACCGTACAGGCCTATGCCAAGCTGCCGAACCCCGAAGGGCGCTTGGCGCCGGGCCAGTTCGTGCGCGCCGAGGTGGTGATCGAAAGCCGCAGGGCCGCTGTGGTGGTGCCCGGCGAAGCAATCCAATCGCTGGACGCAGGTCCGGTGGTGTTCGTCGAAACCGCCGCCGGCTTCATGCCGCAGCCGGTCACCCTGGGGCTGGACGACGGTCGCGAGGTGGAGATTCTCGAAGGCCTGCAGCCGGGCCAGCGCATCGCCGTGAGCCGCAGCTACCTGCTCAAGTCGGAATGGCTGACGCAGGGCGAGGAGGGCTGA